A genomic stretch from Motacilla alba alba isolate MOTALB_02 chromosome 29, Motacilla_alba_V1.0_pri, whole genome shotgun sequence includes:
- the LOC119712773 gene encoding WAS/WASL-interacting protein family member 1-like — MSPLPVTPRECSGMFGNVPECPHTPVQPPPPAPASPGNPGMFGESMDPPSGMFQDPGSTLGNVPGSRIHPRECSRIPDPGPGMFQDPGSTLGNVPGSQIHPRECSRIPDPGPGMFQDPGSTLRNVPGSWIQARECSRIPDPPSGMFQDPGSRPGNVPGSRIQARECSRIPDPPSGMFQDPGSTLGNVPDPGSTLGNVPGSRIQARECSRSRIHPRECSRIPDPPSGMFQDPGSRPGNVPGSRIHPRECSRIPDPPSGMFQDPGSRPGNVPGSRIQARECSRSRIHPRECSRIPDPGPGMFQIPDPPSGMFQDPGSTLGNVPGSRIHPRECSRSRTRCPSSPPPAIPASLRRPGLPRPPGMFGNVPGMLRNVRERPDPPQPLPLPLRLRPRAPPAPPVFVFLYPVSPRVPPRSPLAELPPPHVSPPRRRYRAIN; from the exons ATGTCCCCGCTCCCTGTGACACCCCGGGAATGCTCGGGAATGTTCGGGAATGTTCCGGAATGCCCCCACACCCCGGTCCAGCcgcctcctccagctccagcgaGCCCCGGGAACCCCGGAATGTTTGGGGAATCCATGGATCCACCCTCGGGAATGTTCCAGGATCCCGGATCCACCCTCGGGAATGTTCCAGGATCCCGGATCCACCCTCGGGAATGTTCCAGGATCCCGGATCCAGGCCCGGGAATGTTCCAGGATCCCGGATCCACCCTCGGGAATGTTCCAGGATCCCAGATCCACCCTCGGGAATGTTCCAGGATCCCGGATCCAGGCCCGGGAATGTTCCAGGATCCCGGATCCACCCTCAGGAATGTTCCAGGATCCTGGATCCAGGCCCGGGAATGTTCCAGGATCCCGGATCCACCCTCGGGAATGTTCCAGGATCCTGGATCCAGGCCCGGGAATGTTCCAGGATCCCGGATCCAGGCCCGGGAATGTTCCAGGATCCCGGATCCACCCTCGGGAATGTTCCAGGATCCTGGATCCACCCTCGGGAATGTTCCAGATCCCGGATCCACCCTCGGGAATGTTCCAGGATCCCGGATCCAGGCCCGGGAATGTTCCAGATCCCGGATCCACCCTCGGGAATGTTCCAGGATCCCGGATCCACCCTCGGGAATGTTCCAGGATCCCGGATCCAGGCCCGGGAATGTTCCAGGATCCCGGATCCACCCTCGGGAATGTTCCAGGATCCCGGATCCACCCTCGGGAATGTTCCAGGATCCTGGATCCAGGCCCGGGAATGTTCCAGGATCCCGGATCCAGGCCCGGGAATGTTCCAGATCCCGGATCCACCCTCGGGAATGTTCCAGGATCCCGGATCCAGGCCCGGGAATGTTCCAGATCCCGGATCCACCCTCGGGAATGTTCCAGGATCCCGGATCCACCCTCGGGAATGTTCCAGGATCCCGGATCCACCCTCGGGAATGTTCCA GATCCCGGACCCGCTGCCCCTCGAGCCCCCCCCCCGCCATCCCGGCCTCCCTCCGgcgcccggggctgccccgaCCCCCGGGAATGTTCGGGAACGTCCCGGGAATGCTCAGGAATGTTCGGGAACGCCCGgaccccccccagcccctccccctCCCGCTCCGGCtccggccccgcgccccccccgccccccccgtgtttgtatttttgtaccccgtgtccccccgtgtcccccctcGGTCACCGCTGGCAGAGCTCCCTCCCCCGCATGTGtcccccccgcgccgccgctaCCGAGcaattaattaa